One window of Scylla paramamosain isolate STU-SP2022 chromosome 47, ASM3559412v1, whole genome shotgun sequence genomic DNA carries:
- the LOC135094856 gene encoding uncharacterized protein LOC135094856, with product MIKVAVVVAAVVVAAGAMTVTQTEEGALPPELKPIVPGGSWFDDMALERLRSKHRHVKELGGSTDEEDPEEMFIMARLRDPEITLIRTDSEGKEPQKKGLKTQDTREALRSFMRQHTERRGDEGSDGEAAPDSPDPSHTMSKEFMEIYKRELQKFINNFMSVMLQAEIGGVSIENRSEEKESQAVRTEANIVATP from the exons ATGATCAAg gtggcggtggtggtggcggcggtggtggtggcagcggggGCCATGACAGTGACACAGACGGAGGAGGGCGCGCTACCCCCTGAACTTAAGCCTATCGTCCCCGGGGGCTCCTGGTTCGACGACATGGCCCTGGAGAGACTGAGAAGCAAACATCGCCACGTGAAGGAActgggag GCTCCACAGACGAGGAGGACCCTGAGGAAATGTTCATCATGGCTCGGCTGCGTGACCCTGAAATAACCCTGATCAGAACTGACTCGGAAGGGAAGGAACCGCAGAAGAAGGGGCTGAAGACGCAG GACACACGAGAGGCCCTGAGAAGCTTCATGAGGCAGCACACGGAGCGGAGGGGTGACGAAGGGAGCGATGGGGAAGCCGCGCCAGACTCCCCTGATCCGTCGCATACGATGTCAAAGGAATTTATGGAAATTTACAAGCGAGAACTACAAAAATTTATAAACAACTTCATGAGTGTGATGCTGCAGGCTGAGATTGGCGGAG TGAGCATTGAGAACaggagtgaagagaaggagagccAAGCCGTCCGTACAGAGGCTAACATCGTGGCCACACCCTAG